CAACACATTGGCAAATTGGTTCATTCATATAGGCCTGCTAGTCTCTCCCAACGGCAAACTATTCAAATGTTAATGTTAGCCTGATTATTCAGATACAGATCTCATAAAATTATGGTTAATTTCTATTCAATCATCAATTATTACCAACGGTTTAATTCAACTGTATAGACATGAATGGGATGCAGAAGATGCAAACATAAAGCGATCATATTAAGTTTTGTGtggctcagctggtagagcatggtgcttccaATGTCAATGCTGTGGGTTCAACTTCCATGAGGGACCAGTAAAAACATAGTAAAACTGTATGCACTCACCACGGTAAGTCGCTCTggctaagagcgtctgctaaatgacaaaaatgtaaatcatcgtctcacagagagagagacactggttGACTGATATTATTTAATTTATTCACAATAACATTGAATAAAAAATACATGAATTGTCACGgtcatcgttgcatgaagaataatcggaccaaagtgcagcgtggtaagtgttcatgctttttatttaaactgaacactataacaaaataacaaagagaatgaacgaaaccgaaacagtcctgtcaggtgcagaaacacaaaacagaaaataactacccacaaagcataggtggggaaaagctacctaagtatggttctcaatcagagacaacgatagacagctgcctctgattgagaaccacacccggccaaacacaaagaaatacaaaacatagaaaaaggaacatagaatgcccacccaaatcacaccctgaccaaaccaaaatagagacataaaaagctctctacggtcagggcgtgacatgaatCTTGTTTTcatatgcatatacagttgaagtcggtgtttacatacaccttatccaaatacatttaaactcagtttttcacaattcctgacatttaatcagagtaaaaattccctgttttaggtcagttgggatcaccactttattttaagaatgtgaaatgtcataataatagtagagagaattatttattttagctattacttctttcatcacattccaagtgggccagaagtttacatacactcaattcgtatttggtagcattgcctttaaattgtttaacttgggtcaaacgttttgggtagccttccacaagattcccacaataagtttggtgaattttggcccattcatcttgatagagctggtgtaactgagtcagttttgtaggcctccttgctcgcacacactttttcagttctgcccacaaatcttctattggattgaggtcaggtctttgtgatggccactccaatacctaaactttgttgttcttaagccattttgccacaactttggaagtatgtttggagtcattgtccatttggaagacccaattgcgaccaagctttatcttcctgactgacgtcttgagatgttgcttcaatatatccacatcattttcctgcctcatgatgccatctattttgtgaagtgcaccagtccctcctgcagcaaagcactcccacaaaatgatgctgccacccccgtgtctcacggttgggatggtgttcttcggctggcaagcctcccccttttcctccaaacataacgatggtcattatggccaaactgtcctatttttgtttcatcagaacagaggacatttctccaaaaggtacgatctttgtccccgtgtgcagttgcaaaccgtaatctggcttttttatagcagTTTTGTaccagtggctttttccttgccgagcggcctttcaggttatgtcgatataggactcgtttactgtggatatagatacttttgtacctgtttcctccagcatcttcacaaggtcctttgctgtttttctgggattgatttgcacttttcgcaccaaagtactttcatctctaggagacagaacgtctccttcctgagtggtatgacggctgcgtggtcccatggtgattatacttgcgtactattgtttgtacagatgagcgtggtacctacaggtatttggaaattgctccaaaggatgaaccagacttgtggaggtctacaatttttttcagaggtcttggcagatttccccatgatgtcaagcacagaggcactgagtttgaaggtaggccttgaaatacatccacaactccaattgactcaaattatgtcaattagcctatcagaagcttctaaagcatgacataattttcttgaattttccaagttgtttaaaggcacagtcaacttagtgtaaataaacttctgacccactggaattgtgatacagtgaattatataaatgaaataatctgttcTAAAGGAACAGTccacatagtgtatgtaaacttcttacccactggaattgtgatacagtgaattataagtgaaataatctgactgtaaacaattgttggaaaaatgacttgtcatgcacaaagtagatgtcctaactgaccggccaaaactatagtttgttaacaagaaatttgtggagtggttgaaaaacgggttttaatgattccaacttaagtttatgtaaacttccgacttcaactgtattcattGAGTCATTCTTTCATGCATTCATTTGTTTATAGTCGTACTTTTTTTAGAAGGGGAAACCTGCaaatcaaacaacaacaaagcctTACCccgccactgttttggtaaatagCAAAGGGATGGGGTTGGAGAAAAGTAGCAACTGTCAAATTCATAGAGAGATCAGGATGCAAGTGTCGGACCATCAATGAAATCAAAATGAGACTATAGTTTTAACCACATTTTGAGGATTTAAAGTATTTGCTTACAATTAGCTAAATTATTTACAAACAACGGAGTAAATAAAGCTTAgaatttgggttctgatggggtgcgACAGTTGAActatgaggcatttataagttatgtctattcttcaagaatcaatagctatatataattaatttaaaaGTCCCAAATTGTAAGTATCAACCGCAGATGGTCCCTTTAACGTAGCATGTCCAGGAGGATCGCATATTGTAGTATGTCTATTAGGCCGTTTTAAATATTTGACGTCATTTTCTGACAAACTACGATAAGGTTATCACAACACATTGGCAAATTGGTTTAATCAGATAAGTAATGACAAGATATTAGCATTTTTATGTTAACGGATTATTCAGATGATAAAGACATATAGAGGTCTACAGCATTCATTGTACACTCTCAAAATTaagggttcaacaagggttctttCTCAGAACCTCAAAGTTCTTAGAATAAGATTAcggttcttggcactgaaaatgACCCCCAAAAAGTTCTTCCAAGAACCCTATAGgaggaacctaactgcccaactgaaacatttggatttgaattggaaaggacagcaggtgcagACGCTTAACTGAAACATGTAAAGATCTCCTCatttaaggtaaggtttgtcCCTTGTATGATCTAAATTGATTTTGTTTTATGATGACACCATCTATCTTTGAATTTTTGTGCAAATCTttcaaaaaaaagaagaaaatggacacaattcaatggatatcaatcaacaaagaggtaagactatgtaggctataagaatatgttgaaggctagctgtattgggttcagatgactgaactgctcacttttgGGTTTATGTCTGCAGGTATACAAACGAGGAGGCATACAAGGTAATCACATTGACCATCCTCCCCCCCTACCTCTTCAATGAATATCCCAAAGGTATGTTTATGAAAACCATTACCaacgtttttttcccccctcattcaTTTTCATCACAAAAACCAAGTTATGAATTCTGTCGTGTGCACGTTCTGTTAATCATCTGCATATCTACTGTTTTGTGGATTCACGGACTTCACCCTCCCTATACCTCTGATGAATAAaacaggaaacctgttcgatCACCATGCTCTGCAGaatcattctggctatggatacggagaacatcaacacgTCAGAGGACACACCCATTGGACTTGGGGTCCTGCTGGGAGATTAcctcatatttagatttttttattctgctttgcctctaaaatcataataaacaaaGAGAACTAAAATATGGTGtaattgttgttattgttatgcaAATTATAATTTGTATTAATAataatagggggggggggggtagttaaaaAATTTACCCCAAAATGTTGTTCAAAAGGTTCCTTGAGGATCCATTATAAGGGtttctttgaagaaccatttttatAGGGGTTTCACCAGTTTCAAtctgaagaacccctaaaggatactcaaggaaccttttctttttagaTTGTATAGTTCAGGGtcgatattctctctctctcaatgttttaGCAATGTTTGGAGCCTTCGCAAAGCCAGGTGACTTACATTGTTTAGACCTAGCCTACTGAGGACAGATTAGGCACATGATGAGAGAAGTGGAGGATACGAAAAGGGAAATCCGGTAGTCCTATTGCGGTTTTCACTAGGCCAAACTTTCTCAaattcattcattttatacaccTAGTGAGACCCCCTTTCACTTTTTGTTCATCCTTTAAATTCTCACAATTTAAGTTAAGCCGCAGATATGGGATCAGAAAACAAATTCAGACTCTGGAGGAAATGTGTACTGTCCTGGCAACAGGTGAGTCAATATATCATTTGATCATTGCTTCAGGTTTCAACGAATGAATCATTTTCAGGATTATATTCAACTAACAATGATACTCTGTTACAGGTCATCTAGCTACCCCAAGAATGGCACTTCAGACTATCACTTGGATGAGCACTTTCCTCTGCCTTGCGCAAGTTTGCTCCATGCCCATGCCTTGCCAGCTACAAGGACAGCTGGTGCGAGTAACCCACAACCTACTGAGAGACATGGTAAATTTTTTAAATTTCTTTTGACTTGAGATGTATTATCCAACTACGTTTATTAACTGAATAGCTCAACCtgacttcagtgttttctattgCTTTCAGGGGGGTAATTTTCCTCTGGAGTGTCTGCAGGAGAATGTCTTCATGGCATTCCCAGCCACTGCTTTCACAACCTCCGGCGTGCCACTGGTAAGTGCATGGGCGCATATCCAAGTGTTCTTTACAGCATGAAATAGTATTCGCAAATGTTAGGATTAGAAAGTAGAAAACCTTAAACTGCCATTgatgtttttagaaattattgTTGTTGTCCGTTTCAGTTGAGCAGCAGTGGTGCTAAGGCTATTTATGAGACATTGAAGAACATCGACACATTGTTTGGAGCTGACGACATGCCTACTAAGTGGGACCAACGGAAGTTGGAGAATTTTCAGAATATTGTATACCGCCAGATTGAAGAGAGCAAATGTGTGAGTACCTACCTATGCCAATACAGATAGCTTAACTGTTTAAATGTGGTATGTTGACATTTGAATGAATTTCTTCTCGTGTCAGATGATGGGGAGCGTGGATACATGTGATTATCTAGTCAGGGCAAAGGTGCTGAAGACATATTTTGGGAACATCGCAGCTGTCCTTAAAGAAAAAGTAGGGTACAAGCAAATACACTATAATGGAAATCACTGTTTTGATAATATCTCTATGAATATTAGCCTACATTTCCCAAACAGTTCATTTGTATTTTCACAGAATTTCAGTTACTGTGCCTGGGAAGTGGTTCGAAAAGAGCTCCTGTACACCCTACAGTTCATTCTGGAACACAACTCTGACAGACTTCTGTGGGCCAACAGAACATGAATTTGAACTTGTCGAACTGATTTACATACTGTACTTGATTTTGATAGCCTACCATTCTACAATTATGTAATGTGCAATGTCAAACTGCAATATAAGGCATTCATGATTTTATCTATCAAggttatatatttatttacatatttattTGAAAATCGTGCATACTGTTGCTGTCAAGTAAATCATTAAAACAAAAAATACTTTTAAATATTGCTACTCTGTGTGCTCATTCTGTAGCATCGTGATgcactgtctgtcagtgtgtgaaAGTTCAGATTTGGGTTAAACATGCTCAggacatttttttacatttatttttatttaactaggcaagtcagtttagaacaaattcttatttacaatgacggctgaccccggccaaactctaacccggacaacgctcggccaattgtgcgccgccctatgggactcccaatcaatgGCCAgtagtgatacagcctggaatcgaaccagggtctgtattgACACCTCTagcaatgagatgcagtgccctagactgCTGCGCTATCCGGGAGTGGACGGCTGGCCTATAGCCTAATAATCGATAAAGGAAAGCCCTAAAAACAAGTCAGATGTAACTTCTCAAAATGTAGTTAAGCTATATTAAATGACTGTCTTCAATGAGGATAAGTAAACGGGTTTCAGCAGGGCTCGCCTGTTAGAACACAGTACTTTGAGCTCTTACG
The sequence above is a segment of the Salvelinus alpinus chromosome 1, SLU_Salpinus.1, whole genome shotgun sequence genome. Coding sequences within it:
- the LOC139563094 gene encoding interferon alpha-7-like, which codes for MPCQLQGQLVRVTHNLLRDMGGNFPLECLQENVFMAFPATAFTTSGVPLLSSSGAKAIYETLKNIDTLFGADDMPTKWDQRKLENFQNIVYRQIEESKCMMGSVDTCDYLVRAKVLKTYFGNIAAVLKEKNFSYCAWEVVRKELLYTLQFILEHNSDRLLWANRT